A window from Telopea speciosissima isolate NSW1024214 ecotype Mountain lineage chromosome 8, Tspe_v1, whole genome shotgun sequence encodes these proteins:
- the LOC122671563 gene encoding trihelix transcription factor ASIL2-like, translating to MDDTEDDARYPPNSYPVNYHQNSSSSHRPKLPVRNSSYAQPVDNEYGDEDDEEEEQEEEEEEQEEQQEEEEEEEEEEEEEEEDEENGAQRVVGEAEIDEDEEDDDERNNYHRRIELHGEDSERHRKKRKLKNLALGYEFAPRVAAPSAAPAAPPMKQSFGARNSPADWTEHGTFVLLDAWGDRFLQLGRKSLRSDEWHEVANKVSEESNIVRTDTQCRNRLDTLKKKYKKEKMRLAETGGTTSKWVYFKKMDMLMTASPRQPGLSCGLDSGEYVFMNPRVYLNRSNGLDEMRDSPGNSESANGDEDDSDGLPPKRTRFKEDGDDGSSFRLLANSIQKFGEIYEKIENSKRQQMLELEKMRVDFHRDLELQKRQILERAQAEIAKIHQGDDEDTDVSAENSE from the coding sequence ATGGACGACACGGAGGATGATGCGAGGTATCCTCCAAACTCTTACCCTGTAAATTACCATCAAAATTCCAGTTCATCGCATCGTCCAAAGCTTCCGGTTCGCAACTCCTCTTATGCGCAACCTGTTGATAATGAATATGGTgacgaagatgatgaagaagaggaacaagaagaagaagaggaagaacaagaagaacaacaagaggaagaagaggaagaagaggaagaagaagaggaagaagaggaagacgaagaaaaTGGTGCCCAGCGAGTTGTAGGAGAAGCTGAGATcgatgaagacgaagaagatgatgatgagcGAAACAATTATCACCGAAGGATTGAATTACATGGGGAGGATTCTGAAAGGCATAGAAAGAAACGGAAGCTCAAGAATCTAGCTTTAGGTTATGAGTTTGCCCCACGGGTAGCAGCGCCTTCTGCTGCTCCTGCAGCTCCTCCCATGAAACAATCTTTTGGTGCCCGGAATTCTCCAGCTGATTGGACAGAACATGGGACTTTTGTTTTATTGGATGCCTGGGGTGATCGATTTCTTCAGCTTGGGAGAAAGAGTCTTCGTTCTGATGAATGGCATGAAGTTGCCAATAAGGTCTCAGAAGAGTCAAATATTGTTAGGACAGATACTCAGTGTCGCAATCGTCTGGATACATTaaagaagaaatacaagaaggagaagatgagaTTAGCAGAAACTGGCGGTACCACCAGTAAATGGGTTTATTTCAAGAAAATGGATATGCTAATGACAGCATCACCACGGCAACCTGGGCTCTCTTGTGGTTTGGATTCAGGAGAGTATGTGTTCATGAATCCTAGGGTTTATTTAAATCGGTCTAATGGTTTGGATGAGATGAGGGACAGTCCCGGGAACTCGGAATCTGCAAACGGTGATGAGGATGACTCGGATGGACTTCCACCTAAGAGGACAAGATTTAAAGAGGATGGCGATGATGGGTCTTCTTTTAGGTTGCTTGCCAATTCCATTCAGAAGTTTGGTGAGATATATGAGAAGATTGAGAACAGTAAGAGGCAACAAATGCTAGAATTGGAGAAAATGCGTGTGGATTTCCATAGAGATTTAGAATTGCAGAAGAGGCAGATTCTGGAGCGGGCACAGGCTGAGATTGCAAAAATCCACCAAGGGGACGATGAAGACACTGATGTTTCTGCCGAGAACAGTGAATGA